DNA from Nitriliruptor alkaliphilus DSM 45188:
CAACAACGTCGACAGCACCCTGATCACCCAGGCCATCGAGGACGGCGACTGGGACGCGGTGACCCAGGCGTGGACCACGCTGGGGGCGACCGCCGAGCTGATCGCGGCGCAGATCGGACCCGACGGGTCCGGCAACCACGGCCGCTACCAGCTGCCGGAGGTCCCCGAGCTGCTCGAACGCGCCCGGACCGTCGAGGACCAGGACGAGCGGACGGCCGCCATCTACGCGCTCAACCAGGCCATGGTGGACCACGTCCCCTCCATCCCGGTCCACCCCCGTGTCCAGGCGACCGCGGTCGCGTCGAACCTCCGGGGCTTCGTCGCGCACCCGCTGCAGTACGAGAACCTCGTGCAGCCGGACATGACGCTCGAGTGAGGGGCCAGGGCAGGGGGCCGTCGGGGCCTGCCCGGACGGTGCTGGCGAGCATCGCCAGCACCGTCACGCTGTTGCTGCTGGCGTCGGTCCTGATCTTCGTGCTCGTCCGGTCCTCACCGGGCGACCCGATCGACATCCAGTTCGGCGAGTCCGGGGCGTCGGCCTACCTGACCCCGGAGCAGGAGGAGGAGCTGCGCGAGGACCTACGGCGACAGCTCGGCCTCGACGGGTCCCTGGGGGAGCAGTACGGGCGCTGGCTGGCGCTCGTGGTGCGCGGCGACCTCGGGACCTCGTTCCGCAGCGGCCGTCCGGTGGTCGACGAGCTCGGTGAGCGCCTGCCCGCCACCCTCATGCTGGGTGGTGCGGGCTTCGTCGTCGCGCTGGTCCTCGGCACGGCGTTGGCGGTCACCGCCTCGCGCCGTGCCGATGGCGTGGTCGATCACGGGCTGCGGGTGTTCACCTTGACCAGCATCTCGCTGCCGACCTTCCTGTCGGGCAGCCTCGCGCTGGCCGTGGCGGCCAACCAGCTCGGCTACGAGGTGGCCGGCCCGGCCCGTCTCGGCAAGGTCTGGCTCCCCGCCCTGGTGCTGGGTCTGTCCGGGGCCCCGACCTTCTCGCGCGTGCTGCGGGCATCGCTGCTCGCGGAGCGGTCGCAGCTGTACGCCCACGCCGCGCGGATCCGCGGCGCGTCCGAGTCGCACGTCATCGCGCGCCACACGCTGCGCCCCGCGCTCAGCCCGGTGCTGACCCTGGCCGGGCTGGCGCTCGCGAGCCTGCTCGGCGGGGCGGTGATCACCGAGGCGATCTTCTCCTGGCCGGGCGTCGCCGCGTACGCCGTCGGTGCCATCCGGGCGCAGGACTACCCGGTGGTGCAGGGCTACATCCTGCTGATGACGCTGGTCGTGGTGC
Protein-coding regions in this window:
- a CDS encoding ABC transporter permease codes for the protein MLASIASTVTLLLLASVLIFVLVRSSPGDPIDIQFGESGASAYLTPEQEEELREDLRRQLGLDGSLGEQYGRWLALVVRGDLGTSFRSGRPVVDELGERLPATLMLGGAGFVVALVLGTALAVTASRRADGVVDHGLRVFTLTSISLPTFLSGSLALAVAANQLGYEVAGPARLGKVWLPALVLGLSGAPTFSRVLRASLLAERSQLYAHAARIRGASESHVIARHTLRPALSPVLTLAGLALASLLGGAVITEAIFSWPGVAAYAVGAIRAQDYPVVQGYILLMTLVVVLVNRAIDLTQRVVDPRTRVVGVAG